The following proteins are co-located in the Bosea sp. AS-1 genome:
- a CDS encoding copper-binding protein: MLKTAASLAFLIVALPAAAQSVSGTVTKVDEAQGKLTINHGPIKNLDMDAMTMVFRAADAAMLKGLKVGTKIKFDADRVNGQITVTKLQKAK, from the coding sequence ATGCTGAAGACCGCTGCCTCCCTCGCATTCCTGATCGTCGCGCTGCCCGCTGCCGCGCAGTCGGTCAGCGGCACCGTCACCAAGGTCGATGAGGCTCAGGGCAAGCTCACCATCAATCACGGCCCGATCAAGAATCTCGATATGGATGCCATGACCATGGTGTTCCGGGCCGCAGATGCCGCGATGCTGAAGGGGCTCAAGGTTGGGACCAAGATCAAGTTCGACGCCGATCGCGTCAACGGCCAGATCACCGTCACCAAGCTGCAGAAGGCCAAGTGA
- a CDS encoding copper oxidase, with amino-acid sequence MTSLSRRGFIGSSGLVLASATAVSGRSAFAAVPEAPTMKDATTQSPLVPTTGPDYQPVVTLNGWSLPWRMNGDWKEFHLVAEPVVRELAPGMKAHLWGYNGQSPGPTIEAVEGDKVRIYVTNKLPENTAVHWHGQRLPNGMDGVGGLTQPHIPPGKTFVYEFQLRRSGTFMYHPHSDEMVQMAMGMMGFFVVHPKDPAFRRVDRDFVFLLNAFDIEAGSYVPKVNTMTDFNLWCWNSRVFPGIDPFVVGKDDKVRIRFGNLTMTNHPIHMHGYEFKVSGTDGGWVDPAAAWPEVSIDCAVGQMRAFDFVADEPGDWAIHCHKSHHTMNAMGHSVKTYIGVNKKDLAKRIAKIAPGYMPMGSNGMGEMGSMEMPLPDNTLPMMTGFAQFGAVEMGGMFSVVKVREDLAKNDYKDPGWFKHPEGTVAYELKGEKLSEAPRAKSPDSGLDATEWRVKDPRKPSLGPDGKPRAASANPHSNH; translated from the coding sequence ATGACATCCCTATCCCGTAGAGGCTTCATCGGTTCGTCCGGGCTCGTTCTGGCCAGTGCGACAGCCGTTTCGGGACGCAGTGCTTTCGCGGCGGTGCCCGAGGCTCCGACCATGAAGGACGCAACGACGCAGTCGCCGCTCGTGCCGACCACGGGGCCGGATTACCAGCCGGTCGTGACCTTGAATGGCTGGTCCTTGCCTTGGCGGATGAACGGCGACTGGAAGGAGTTCCATCTCGTTGCCGAGCCGGTGGTGCGCGAACTCGCGCCGGGCATGAAGGCTCATCTCTGGGGCTATAACGGTCAGTCGCCGGGGCCCACGATCGAGGCGGTCGAGGGCGACAAGGTCCGCATCTATGTCACCAACAAGCTGCCGGAGAACACAGCGGTCCACTGGCACGGTCAGCGTCTGCCCAACGGCATGGACGGCGTCGGCGGGTTGACGCAACCGCATATCCCGCCCGGCAAGACCTTCGTCTACGAGTTCCAGCTCCGGCGCTCGGGCACCTTCATGTACCACCCGCATTCGGACGAGATGGTCCAGATGGCTATGGGCATGATGGGCTTCTTCGTCGTCCATCCGAAGGACCCGGCCTTCCGCCGCGTCGATCGCGACTTCGTGTTCCTGCTCAACGCCTTCGACATCGAGGCCGGGTCCTACGTGCCGAAGGTCAACACGATGACCGACTTCAACCTGTGGTGCTGGAACAGCCGGGTGTTTCCCGGCATCGATCCCTTCGTCGTCGGCAAGGACGACAAGGTCAGAATCCGCTTCGGCAACCTGACCATGACCAACCACCCGATCCACATGCACGGCTACGAGTTCAAGGTCTCGGGCACCGATGGCGGCTGGGTCGATCCGGCGGCGGCCTGGCCGGAGGTCTCGATCGACTGCGCGGTCGGCCAGATGCGCGCCTTCGATTTCGTCGCCGACGAGCCGGGCGACTGGGCGATCCACTGCCACAAATCGCACCACACCATGAACGCCATGGGGCATTCGGTGAAGACCTATATCGGCGTGAACAAGAAGGACCTGGCAAAGCGCATCGCCAAGATCGCGCCGGGCTACATGCCGATGGGCTCGAACGGCATGGGCGAGATGGGCTCGATGGAGATGCCGCTGCCGGACAATACCCTGCCGATGATGACCGGCTTCGCTCAGTTCGGCGCCGTCGAGATGGGCGGCATGTTCTCGGTGGTGAAGGTCCGCGAGGATTTGGCGAAGAACGACTACAAGGACCCCGGCTGGTTCAAGCACCCCGAAGGGACGGTCGCCTACGAACTCAAAGGCGAGAAGCTGAGCGAGGCACCGCGCGCAAAATCGCCCGATAGCGGCCTCGATGCGACCGAATGGCGCGTCAAGGATCCGCGCAAGCCGAGCCTCGGGCCTGACGGCAAGCCGCGCGCGGCTTCCGCGAATCCGCATTCCAACCACTGA
- a CDS encoding TolC family protein, translating to MLPSTVPTGRRSLRWTLLIGAAAFLGGCASFSADGGMGAIQSATYADIGKEVVKIDDDQAALTAKARVDQLLRKPLTADTAVQVALLNNRGLQAAFNELGMAEAQMVAASLPPNPSFGISKLSGRFEIEIERQIAGSLLALATLPTRAEIAQDRFQAAQLRTAEAVLRLAADARRQYYRTVAANAQVTFYQEAKNSADAASELFKRLGETGGVNKLDQAREYAFEAELTVQLAQARQQQRQERERLVRQLGLWGDDLKFQLGSLPPLPKLQSAKAVEAEALRKRVDLRVARAELDTLAKSLGLTQATRFVNDIDLLGRRTYDRGRSVDDHGHVERETSRSKTLELEIEIPIYDFGQSKVALAEQTYMQAANKLAEKAVNIRSEAREAYTAYRANYDITRQYQANVLPLRKIIQDESLLQYSGMLNDVTDLITDARNRILSNVAAINARRDFWIAHTDFKHALIGGGSGGGGATVTAAATGGDAGGGH from the coding sequence TTGCTTCCTTCGACCGTCCCGACTGGCCGCCGCTCGTTGCGTTGGACCCTGCTCATCGGGGCGGCGGCGTTCCTCGGGGGCTGCGCCAGCTTCTCGGCCGACGGCGGCATGGGGGCGATCCAGTCCGCAACCTATGCCGATATCGGCAAGGAGGTGGTCAAGATCGACGACGATCAGGCCGCGCTCACGGCGAAGGCGCGGGTCGACCAGCTCCTGCGCAAGCCGCTGACGGCGGATACGGCCGTGCAAGTTGCGCTCCTGAACAACCGTGGCCTTCAGGCTGCGTTCAACGAACTCGGCATGGCCGAAGCCCAGATGGTCGCGGCCAGCCTGCCGCCCAATCCGAGCTTCGGCATCTCGAAGCTCTCTGGCCGCTTCGAGATCGAGATCGAGCGGCAGATCGCGGGTAGTTTGTTGGCGCTTGCGACACTGCCTACCCGGGCGGAGATCGCCCAGGATCGCTTCCAGGCGGCACAATTGCGTACCGCCGAAGCGGTGCTCAGGTTGGCGGCGGATGCCCGCCGCCAATATTATCGGACAGTCGCCGCCAACGCCCAGGTCACGTTCTATCAGGAGGCCAAGAACTCGGCCGACGCCGCTTCCGAGCTGTTCAAGCGGCTCGGCGAGACCGGCGGCGTCAACAAACTCGACCAGGCGCGCGAATACGCCTTCGAGGCTGAGCTGACGGTGCAGCTCGCCCAGGCTCGGCAGCAGCAGCGTCAGGAACGCGAGCGCCTCGTGCGCCAGCTTGGACTCTGGGGCGACGATCTCAAGTTCCAGCTTGGTAGCCTGCCGCCCCTTCCGAAGCTGCAATCGGCGAAGGCGGTCGAAGCGGAGGCCCTGCGCAAGCGCGTCGATCTCAGGGTCGCGCGCGCGGAACTCGACACATTGGCGAAATCGCTGGGGCTCACCCAGGCGACGCGCTTCGTCAACGACATCGACCTGCTCGGACGTCGCACCTACGACCGCGGTCGCAGCGTCGACGACCATGGCCATGTCGAGCGCGAGACGAGCCGCAGCAAGACGCTGGAGCTTGAGATCGAGATCCCGATCTACGATTTCGGGCAGTCGAAGGTCGCTCTGGCCGAGCAGACCTACATGCAGGCCGCCAACAAGCTGGCGGAGAAGGCGGTCAATATCCGTTCCGAGGCGCGCGAAGCCTATACCGCCTACCGTGCCAATTACGACATCACGCGCCAGTACCAGGCCAATGTGCTGCCGCTGCGCAAGATCATCCAGGACGAGTCGTTGCTGCAATACAGCGGCATGCTCAACGATGTGACCGATCTGATTACCGACGCTCGAAACCGCATCCTGTCAAACGTCGCGGCGATCAACGCCCGGCGTGACTTCTGGATCGCCCATACTGACTTCAAGCACGCGCTGATCGGCGGCGGCAGCGGGGGCGGCGGAGCGACTGTCACCGCGGCGGCAACCGGCGGCGACGCCGGTGGCGGGCACTGA